One bacterium genomic window carries:
- a CDS encoding ATP-binding cassette domain-containing protein, producing the protein MSENGLVLDNLSFAYGPVLPPVLSGLSACLPLAGVSLILGPNAAGKTTLARVLAGLDSPSSGGLDWPPVTATPVGDWERPQASLVFEEPEYQLQTFEVGEELSIGLLHCGARLEQRWARVAEVASRLGFDNCLDTPVAELEADEQLGLLAAALFAQAPRLIVLDFSPRRLEPSLRDRLFALARSGAGPALLFTSRAAEDILHLAPGEKAFLLREGKLTELESLEPSAANVMLLAAAGLALPWYAPLALELCVQGRLDQALFQDNGALRDALARAGI; encoded by the coding sequence GTGTCTGAAAACGGCCTTGTTCTGGACAATCTTTCCTTTGCCTACGGCCCTGTGCTGCCCCCGGTGCTGAGCGGCCTTTCCGCCTGTCTGCCGCTGGCCGGGGTGAGCCTTATCCTTGGCCCCAACGCCGCGGGCAAGACCACCCTGGCCCGGGTGCTGGCCGGGCTGGACTCTCCGTCCTCCGGTGGGCTGGACTGGCCCCCGGTTACCGCCACGCCGGTGGGGGACTGGGAGCGCCCGCAGGCCTCGCTGGTGTTCGAGGAGCCGGAGTACCAGTTGCAGACTTTCGAGGTGGGCGAGGAGCTTTCCATCGGGCTGCTGCACTGCGGCGCACGGCTGGAGCAGCGGTGGGCGCGGGTGGCTGAGGTGGCATCCCGCCTGGGGTTCGACAACTGCCTCGACACTCCGGTGGCCGAGCTGGAGGCGGATGAGCAGTTGGGCCTTCTGGCCGCGGCCCTGTTCGCCCAGGCCCCGCGGCTCATTGTCCTGGACTTCTCCCCGCGGCGTCTGGAGCCATCCCTGAGAGACAGGCTTTTCGCCCTGGCCCGCAGCGGCGCGGGGCCGGCCTTGCTCTTTACCAGCCGGGCGGCTGAGGATATCCTGCACCTGGCCCCGGGCGAGAAAGCTTTCCTGCTGCGGGAGGGAAAACTCACCGAGTTGGAAAGCCTGGAGCCCTCGGCCGCGAATGTCATGCTCCTGGCCGCGGCCGGCCTGGCCCTGCCGTGGTACGCCCCCCTGGCGCTGGAGCTTTGCGTACAGGGCAGGCTGGATCAGGCGCTGTTCCAGGATAATGGCGCATTGCGCGACGCCCTGGCCCGGGCCGGAATCTGA